Proteins co-encoded in one Deinococcus aerius genomic window:
- a CDS encoding type II toxin-antitoxin system prevent-host-death family antitoxin — protein MAPKTVGIRALREELPEMLRQVGTTGQPLVVTKHGEAVATIVPGAAVEPPDADAPRIIAVVSLKGGVGKTTLTMHLAAAIAQERDQVVVLDADEEVSAFRWQQHAAAEGLTLPFKVIPAERNTLMRQARELAKTGVTVLIDTPPNNREILKSAATVADVVLVPVLPTGMDVDRLATTLELLADLEAALDNFNYAIILNRFDSRKGMAHEANEALNAHPRLNTVVKSLSAYEKVFGQAPAELSQFHEIWQEIKQALGSGA, from the coding sequence ATGGCACCCAAAACCGTCGGGATCCGGGCGTTGCGCGAGGAGCTCCCGGAGATGTTGCGTCAGGTGGGAACAACCGGGCAGCCGCTGGTCGTGACCAAGCACGGTGAGGCCGTCGCGACCATCGTCCCTGGTGCAGCCGTCGAGCCACCTGACGCCGACGCCCCCCGCATCATCGCGGTGGTCAGTTTGAAGGGGGGCGTGGGCAAAACCACATTGACCATGCACCTCGCGGCTGCGATCGCGCAGGAGCGTGACCAGGTGGTGGTTCTGGACGCCGACGAGGAGGTGAGCGCCTTTCGCTGGCAACAGCATGCGGCTGCCGAGGGGCTGACCCTCCCCTTCAAGGTCATTCCTGCCGAGCGCAACACGCTGATGCGTCAAGCACGCGAGCTGGCCAAGACGGGCGTGACCGTTCTGATCGACACGCCACCCAACAACCGCGAGATCCTCAAGAGTGCCGCCACGGTGGCCGACGTGGTGCTGGTGCCCGTGCTGCCCACCGGTATGGATGTCGACCGCCTCGCCACGACGCTCGAACTCCTGGCCGACCTCGAAGCGGCACTGGACAACTTCAACTACGCGATTATCCTCAACCGGTTCGACTCCCGGAAGGGCATGGCCCACGAGGCGAACGAGGCGCTGAACGCCCATCCGCGCCTGAATACGGTCGTGAAGTCGCTCAGCGCCTACGAGAAGGTCTTCGGACAGGCTCCCGCCGAACTCTCGCAGTTCCACGAGATCTGGCAGGAGATCAAGCAGGCGCTGGGGAGCGGCGCATGA
- a CDS encoding thioredoxin family protein — protein sequence MITLQDHNFQESVQQDVWVIDFWSPTCQPCKVVTPILEELSREFSPTIHFGSVNAKQEIRTALSNHISGYPTVVIYRNGEPIDVIYGAQPARVYKERVASLLAI from the coding sequence ATGATTACGCTTCAGGACCACAATTTTCAGGAAAGCGTCCAACAGGACGTATGGGTAATCGACTTTTGGTCACCCACTTGCCAACCTTGTAAGGTGGTAACTCCGATTCTCGAAGAGCTATCTCGGGAATTCAGTCCTACCATTCATTTTGGCTCTGTGAACGCGAAGCAGGAGATACGCACAGCGCTTTCCAATCACATCTCTGGGTACCCTACTGTTGTCATCTACCGAAATGGGGAACCCATCGATGTAATTTACGGTGCCCAACCCGCCCGTGTTTACAAGGAAAGGGTTGCTTCGCTTCTCGCTATATAA